CCAACTTCAAAATTAAAACTCAAAAAATTAGTTTGAATAGTTGGCTTTCGGTTTCAGACAAACCTAGCAATAACCTTATAATAGTTGCCTATGGAGACTACGGCAACATGTCATATTATTTGGATTATGTTAATTTTTATATATCACAAGGTTTTGATGTTCTTAGCTTTGATTACAGAGGCTTTGGAAAAAGTAGTGATTTTAATATTGATAAAGACTATTTATATTACAATGAATTTGTGTTGGATTTAGTTAATGTTATCAATTTCTCAAAAAAAAATTACAATTATGATAAAGTCGGAATCTTAGGTTTATCGATGGGTAGCATTATATCCGTGTTAGCAAAAGAAAAAACTAAAGTCGATTTTATGATTATGGACGGGTGTGTTTTAAGCATAGACAATATACTCAAAAGGCTAGATGACGTATCAATTAAAATACCTTGTAGGGATAGCCAAAATCTAGAGGAATATTGGCAAACATATAATAACAAAGTATTGATACATTCTGCCTCTAAAGATTCTATTACTACTAAGGGTGATGCGGTAATATTGTTAGAACAATATAATTCGAAAAGAAGACTATTTGAATATAGTGGTAAACATTTAGCCTTTACCGATAGCAATATAAATTTAAATAGTTATAATAAATTACTAACATGGTTAGTTAATTAGTTTATGGGAGTAAGTCTGAAAAAATTTATACCTGTTTATGTGACTGGAAATAAAATATGTGTCGGATTTGTTTATGATCATACAAAATATTTAGAATTAGAAAACACAAAAGCAAACCGAAAATTTATAAAAAATCTTTTAGAAATTGGTTTTCCAAAATATGATACAAAAGCAAACAAAATTCTTTCCCATTTAGATAGGATGGGTTTTTTAGAAATAATAAACAAAGAGCATAATAATGATAATAGAAATTATTCTTTTTTAGAATATATAACAAATACTAAGCCTGACTTATCACATCTTAGTAAAAGAATATTAATTTTTGGATCTGGTGGTGGTGGTAGTACTTTAGTTTATCAATTGGCACAATTTGGATTTAAAAACATATTTGTTGTTGATGGTGATAATGTTTCTGAAAATGATGTGCTAAGAAATTTCCCCTTTTCTGTTAATGATATTGGAACAAAAAAAGTTGATGCCTTACAAAAAAAAATCTACAGGAATTTTAAAATAAAAATAGGTATAAGTTATGATATGCCAATAGGAAAACATGACTTAGAAAAATATTTTAAAGATTATAATCCTGATTTGGTTGTAAAAGCATGTGATCCTAAAGGATTATTTATCAATAATTTAAATATATTATGTTTTGAAAGAAACCTTCCATTTCTATCTATAGCTTATTCATTTGAAAAACTTAAAATAGGTCCATTTTTTATACCTAAAGTTACTTCTTGTTATAACGCTGTTTCAAAAAAAAATGTAAAAAACTTTGGTAACCACTACAAAGTTGAGCTATTTGAAAGACCTTTCGAAAAATACTTACATCATCCCTCCATTATGTTTAATATCAACATTTTATCTTCATTGGCATTTAAAGAAATCATGTTTTATTGTTTTGAAAAATATGAATACTGTCAAACTTTTGGTAGACTTTTAGTTTTTGACCCTTTAACTTTTCGAACACGAGGTATAAATTATAAGTGTGATGATAGTTGTAATGTATGTAGCCTTCTAAAGTGATATCTTTAATTATATAAATATTTTGATATATAAGGCAGAACATATGATAAATAATAGCAAACCTAATTTAACAAATACTATTAAGTTATTAATCTACAAGGAGAACACTTTATTACTTAAGAAATTAAATCTTGAAGACGATAATATATTCTTAGAACCCTTACTTTTTTCTTATTTTAATGCTAAGGCAGATAATTTGAGCTTAGAGGAAATACTTCAAGGCTATTTTATTGAAAAAGAATCGATTAAAGTTGAAAACTCTTATAATAAAAATGATATAGCCTATATTCCTGAAGTTGGTTACTTTAAAAAAGGACAAAAAACACTCTATGAACCCATTCTAAAAATAGGTGATTTTGAAATTTTAAAAGAAGTACATCCTCTTCAAGAAAAATATTTTGTTGAGTTTTATAAAGGTCATGTTGTTAATGATAATCCAGAACATAATTCTGTTTGGAAAGCACATCATAAAGAGTTATTTCAAGCTATTGGTATCATAAAAAAATATATTCCTAAATATTATGAACAACTACAATTTGCCAACAAAAAAATATACCTACACGATAATCCTAAGATTATAAATTTTACCTCGAAAGAAACTTTGGGTATGCTTTATTTTTATGTGATAGGAAATAATAATATTGTTTATTTTATCGAAGAATTGATACATCAAGGTTCTCACAATTATCTGCACTATATATTACATGACAGAAAGCAGTATTTTAAAATAGATGCAGATCATTCAATAATGCGAGACCTCACAAAAAAACAATGGGATTACAGATCGGTTTTCAGTGCGTTTAATGGCTTGTTCACGGTTACACAGCGTGTAGTTTATTTCGATAAATTATTAGATCAGAATGTTTTTTCAGGTAGAGAAAAGCACGAACTTTTAGGAAGGTTAACAGACCAATTCCCACGTTTTAGAACTGGTTTGCAATATTTAGACCTTAAAACGGTTTACACAGATAAAGGCGCAAAATTTTATAAAGACTTAGACAAAAAGTGTGCTTTTATTCTAAAAAAATATAGAAGACTAAAAGATGAATTTGATTTAAGCAATCGTGATGTAGATTTTAGATACGACGATTTTTGTACCTTAAATCCATATGAAGAATTTTTAGAAAAAGATAAACGAGGATATTACCAATTTTAAAATTTCAATTTTATGAAGAAAAATAAAATGTTGCTATTAATTTTTATGTCTTTTGTTTTAACATGTTATGGTCAAACAGAGCCTAATGCATCTCCAACAAAAGACCGAATAAAAACGGACGTGGTTATAAAAAATGTATCAGTTATACAGATGATAACAGATGAAGTATTAGCTAACCAGGATGTCATCATAAAAAATGGTAAAATATTTTCAATTGAAGATACCCAAAATAGAGCCTATGAAAATATGTTTGTGGTTGATGGTTCAGGTAAATACATTATGCCATCATTGGCTGATGCACATGTGCATTTGCCTAAAGAAAAGGAGGATTTAGATAAATTTCTAAAACTAAATTTAATTAATGGTGTAACCAAACTTCGTTCAATGCGTGGAACATGGAATCATTTAAAATGGAGAGATGAATTCAATGATGAAAATTCAATTTATCCCAAATTGTATTTATCGGCACCACCAATTTATAAGAACTATAGTTTTACAGAAGAAGAGCTTAAAAATTATGTAGATGGTGCTAAAAATTTTGATTTTATAAAAATATTGAGTATAAAAAATCAAGAGCTTTTTAAAAGACTAGATAGCTTATGCAGGCTTAACAACGTAGAAATTGGTGGTCACTTCCCAAACAACATTTCTGATAGCTTAATATTTAATTCTAACTATAGATCTTTTGAACATTTAGGAGGTATTTCAATGTTGACTGAGGTAACAGAAGAAAGAATTCAAGAAATTAAGAAAAAAAATATTTATGTATGCCCTACATTGAGTTGGTATAGTATTGGTTCAGGCAGGTATTCTTATGAAGAATTACGCCAACTACCAGGTATGGAGTATATCCAAAAAGAAACTATTGATAACTGGATAGAAAAAACCAAGCAATACCGCGAAAAGCTTGGTAAAGAGGCATATAAACAGGAAGTGGCTGACGAATTACAAAAACTTCAACAAAAATATCAAGTTATTAAAAGGTTAAGTGAGTTAGGCGTTAGAATGCTTTTAAGCCCGGACAGTTCTTCGAAATATATGGTTACTGGATTTGGCATGCTTGGTGAAATGAAATTATTAAAAAATGCTGAACTAAGCAATTTTGAAATTTTGAAAATGGCGACAGTAAATTATGCTGATTTTTTCAATGAAAATTTTGGTACTATAGAAGTTAATGCAGAAGCAGACTTCATATTATTAAACACCAATCCATTAGAAAGTATAGAAAGTTTAAAAAACATTGAAGCGATATATTTTAATAACAACTATTTAGATAATGGTGATATAAAAAAATTATCTGAGTCTATTTTGCCTAAATAAGCTTTAATGCTTAAGAAAAAATTTCCTTTTTATCGCCAACTCGATAACAAAGACTGTGGTCCAACTTGTTTGAGGATGATTGCCAAATACCATGGCAAAACCTTTTCTAGAGAATTTTTAAGAGATAAAGCAGGTATTACCAGAACAGGTGTAAACATGGGTGGTATTGCAGATCTTGCGGAAGCTATAGAATTACGCACCTTAGGTATGCGTATGTCTTTGGAATCTCTAGTAAAAGAAGCGCCTACACCATTCATTGTGCCATGGCGTCAAAAACATTTTGTGGTCGTTCATAAAACAACTCAGAATAAAATATATGTTGCAGATCCAGCAAATGGCTTTTTAACCTATAAGCATAATGAATTTTTAAACGCATGGACAAATACAACAGATAAAAATGGTTTTGTTTTATTGTTAGAACCTAATGCTAACTTCTACAAGCAAGAAGAACTTGATAAGACCAATAAAAAAGGCTTCTCTTTTCTTTTTCCTTATTTAAAACCCTACAAAAGAATTATCTATCAACTATTTTTAGGATTGTTAGTTGGTTTAGCGATACAATTTACTTTACCTTTTCTTACACAATCTGTTGTAGATGTAGGTGTTAATAATCAAGATATACCATTTATATATCTTATTTTAATAGCTCAACTTGTTTTATTTATTTCTCAAACGCTGGTCAATATTTTTAGGGATTGGATCATGCTCCATATTAATGGAAGATTTCATATCAAAATGGTTTCTGATTTTTTGTTTAAAATGCTCA
This genomic window from Flavobacterium sp. CS20 contains:
- a CDS encoding alpha/beta fold hydrolase, with the translated sequence MIKKSILIICFLASTVVYSIIDPKIDYLKTPADYNIQFTNFKIKTQKISLNSWLSVSDKPSNNLIIVAYGDYGNMSYYLDYVNFYISQGFDVLSFDYRGFGKSSDFNIDKDYLYYNEFVLDLVNVINFSKKNYNYDKVGILGLSMGSIISVLAKEKTKVDFMIMDGCVLSIDNILKRLDDVSIKIPCRDSQNLEEYWQTYNNKVLIHSASKDSITTKGDAVILLEQYNSKRRLFEYSGKHLAFTDSNINLNSYNKLLTWLVN
- a CDS encoding ThiF family adenylyltransferase, with the translated sequence MGVSLKKFIPVYVTGNKICVGFVYDHTKYLELENTKANRKFIKNLLEIGFPKYDTKANKILSHLDRMGFLEIINKEHNNDNRNYSFLEYITNTKPDLSHLSKRILIFGSGGGGSTLVYQLAQFGFKNIFVVDGDNVSENDVLRNFPFSVNDIGTKKVDALQKKIYRNFKIKIGISYDMPIGKHDLEKYFKDYNPDLVVKACDPKGLFINNLNILCFERNLPFLSIAYSFEKLKIGPFFIPKVTSCYNAVSKKNVKNFGNHYKVELFERPFEKYLHHPSIMFNINILSSLAFKEIMFYCFEKYEYCQTFGRLLVFDPLTFRTRGINYKCDDSCNVCSLLK
- a CDS encoding amidohydrolase family protein → MKKNKMLLLIFMSFVLTCYGQTEPNASPTKDRIKTDVVIKNVSVIQMITDEVLANQDVIIKNGKIFSIEDTQNRAYENMFVVDGSGKYIMPSLADAHVHLPKEKEDLDKFLKLNLINGVTKLRSMRGTWNHLKWRDEFNDENSIYPKLYLSAPPIYKNYSFTEEELKNYVDGAKNFDFIKILSIKNQELFKRLDSLCRLNNVEIGGHFPNNISDSLIFNSNYRSFEHLGGISMLTEVTEERIQEIKKKNIYVCPTLSWYSIGSGRYSYEELRQLPGMEYIQKETIDNWIEKTKQYREKLGKEAYKQEVADELQKLQQKYQVIKRLSELGVRMLLSPDSSSKYMVTGFGMLGEMKLLKNAELSNFEILKMATVNYADFFNENFGTIEVNAEADFILLNTNPLESIESLKNIEAIYFNNNYLDNGDIKKLSESILPK